The Microbacterium foliorum genome has a window encoding:
- a CDS encoding HIT family protein — protein MTTPSGPWEDAGEFAGVPDEFQRLWTPHRMAYIQAGPEPLREECPFCEAPKHPDAERLIVARGETAYVLLNLFPYNSGHLLVCPYRHIGTYDQATPEEVAEIGALTQTGMRVLREVSRCDGFNLGMNQGAVAGAGVDGHLHQHIVPRWTSDANFFPIIAKTKALPQLLGEVREAVANAWPTPGR, from the coding sequence GTGACCACACCCTCGGGGCCGTGGGAGGACGCCGGAGAGTTCGCCGGCGTCCCCGACGAGTTCCAGCGACTGTGGACCCCGCACCGGATGGCGTACATCCAGGCGGGCCCCGAGCCGTTGCGCGAGGAATGCCCGTTCTGCGAGGCGCCGAAACATCCCGACGCCGAGCGGCTGATCGTCGCCAGAGGCGAGACGGCGTATGTGCTGCTCAACCTCTTCCCGTACAACTCCGGTCATCTGCTCGTGTGCCCCTACCGGCACATCGGCACCTACGACCAGGCGACGCCCGAGGAGGTCGCCGAGATCGGGGCGCTGACCCAGACGGGCATGCGCGTGCTGCGCGAGGTGTCACGCTGCGACGGCTTCAACCTCGGTATGAACCAGGGCGCGGTCGCGGGTGCCGGCGTCGACGGTCACCTGCACCAGCACATCGTGCCGCGGTGGACGTCGGACGCCAACTTCTTCCCGATCATCGCGAAGACGAAGGCGCTGCCGCAGCTGCTCGGCGAGGTGCGTGAGGCCGTCGCGAACGCGTGGCCGACGCCCGGTCGCTGA
- the pdxY gene encoding pyridoxal kinase PdxY yields MKVLSIQSAVAYGHVGNSAAVFPLQRIGVEVLPVYTVTFSNHTGYGAWRGPLISPDDVREVITGIEERGVFGEIDAVLSGYQGGEGIGDVIIDAVARVKAANPGAVYACDPVMGNAKSGCFVAPAIPILLREKVVPVADIITPNQFELGFLTGTEPDTLESTLTSVDLAMAMGPRTVLVTSVERPDREEGTIEMLVADAAGAWIVQTPRLPMKANGSGDVTAALFTAHYVETGDAKAALERTASSVFDLLAATLESGARELQLVEAQEFYASPRMQFSARQVR; encoded by the coding sequence ATGAAGGTCCTCTCCATCCAGTCAGCCGTCGCGTACGGCCACGTCGGCAACTCCGCTGCGGTCTTCCCGCTGCAGCGCATCGGCGTCGAGGTGCTGCCGGTCTACACGGTCACCTTCTCCAACCACACCGGATACGGTGCCTGGCGCGGTCCGCTGATCTCCCCCGACGACGTGCGGGAGGTCATCACCGGCATCGAGGAGCGCGGCGTCTTCGGCGAGATCGATGCGGTGCTCAGCGGATACCAGGGCGGCGAGGGGATCGGTGACGTCATCATCGACGCGGTCGCCAGGGTCAAGGCGGCGAACCCCGGCGCCGTGTACGCCTGCGATCCGGTGATGGGGAACGCGAAGTCCGGATGCTTCGTCGCACCGGCCATCCCGATCCTGCTGCGCGAGAAGGTCGTGCCGGTCGCCGACATCATCACCCCCAACCAGTTCGAGCTGGGCTTTCTCACCGGCACCGAGCCCGACACGCTGGAGTCGACGCTCACCTCGGTCGACCTGGCCATGGCCATGGGTCCCCGTACGGTTCTCGTCACGAGCGTGGAGCGCCCGGACCGCGAAGAGGGCACGATCGAGATGCTCGTCGCGGATGCGGCCGGAGCCTGGATCGTGCAGACACCGCGACTGCCGATGAAGGCCAACGGCTCAGGAGACGTGACCGCGGCGCTCTTCACCGCGCACTATGTCGAGACCGGCGACGCGAAGGCGGCGCTCGAGCGCACGGCGTCGAGTGTCTTCGACCTGCTCGCCGCGACCCTCGAGTCCGGTGCGCGCGAACTGCAGCTCGTCGAGGCGCAGGAGTTCTATGCGAGCCCGCGGATGCAGTTCAGCGCACGACAGGTGCGCTGA
- the thrS gene encoding threonine--tRNA ligase: MRVNGTLKDLAATVTDADEVEPVTIDSPDGLDILRHSAAHVLAQAVQRINPQANLGIGPPITDGFYYDFGVETPFTPEDIKAITKEMQRIVREGQRFVRRVVTDDEARAELADEPFKLELIGLKGPSAGSGTVGKVEGASVEVGEGELTIYDNTTRDGEVVWKDLCRGPHLPNTRMIGNGWDLTRIAAAYWRGSEKNPQLQRIYGTAWPSKDELREYQHRLEEAAKRDHRRLGKELDLFSFPEEIGSGLSVWHPRGGVVRGEMEQHARRRHIEGGYTYVYTPHISKEDLFLTSNHLVTYKEGMYPPIVMDEERDDEGNITKQGQDYYLKPMNCPMHILIYKERARSYRDLPLRFAENGTVYRNELSGALHGLTRVRGFTQDDSHLFVTPDQLEGEVAKVLEFILSMLRDFGLTDFELELSMKDDEKSKWIGSDEFWDSSTDALRRVAVASGLKLTEVPGEAAFYGPKIDLKTRDAIGRTWQLSTVQVDPNLPERFELEYMDKDGQKKRPIMIHRALFGSIERFFAILLEHYAGDFPVWLSPVQVVGIPVADEFADYLGEIVDTLRTQGVRAELDASDDRMQKKIRTHTTGKVPLLLIAGEKDREAGTVSFRYRDGTQENGVPIADAVARIRAAIDAHTLVQTAGDLA, encoded by the coding sequence TGGAGCCGGTCACGATCGACAGCCCCGACGGACTCGACATCCTCCGTCACTCGGCCGCGCACGTGCTCGCGCAGGCGGTGCAGCGGATCAACCCGCAGGCGAACCTCGGGATCGGCCCGCCCATCACCGACGGCTTCTACTACGACTTCGGCGTCGAGACCCCGTTCACGCCCGAGGACATCAAGGCGATCACCAAGGAGATGCAGCGCATCGTCCGTGAGGGGCAGCGTTTCGTGCGCCGCGTCGTCACCGACGACGAGGCGCGCGCGGAGCTCGCCGACGAGCCGTTCAAGCTCGAGCTGATCGGGCTCAAGGGCCCTTCGGCAGGCTCAGGGACCGTGGGAAAGGTCGAGGGTGCATCCGTCGAGGTCGGCGAGGGCGAGCTGACGATCTACGACAACACCACCCGCGACGGCGAGGTCGTCTGGAAGGACCTCTGCCGCGGGCCGCACCTGCCCAACACCCGCATGATCGGCAACGGCTGGGATCTGACCCGCATCGCCGCCGCCTACTGGCGAGGCAGTGAGAAGAACCCGCAGCTGCAGCGCATCTACGGCACGGCATGGCCGTCGAAGGACGAGCTGCGCGAGTACCAGCACCGTCTCGAGGAGGCCGCCAAGCGCGACCACCGTCGCCTCGGCAAGGAACTCGACCTGTTCTCGTTCCCCGAGGAGATCGGCTCGGGTCTCTCGGTCTGGCACCCGCGCGGCGGCGTCGTCCGCGGCGAGATGGAGCAGCACGCGCGCAGGCGCCACATCGAGGGCGGGTACACCTACGTGTACACGCCGCACATCTCGAAGGAAGACCTCTTCCTCACCTCGAATCACCTCGTCACGTACAAGGAGGGCATGTACCCGCCGATCGTCATGGACGAGGAGCGCGACGACGAGGGCAACATCACCAAGCAGGGCCAGGACTACTACCTGAAGCCGATGAACTGCCCGATGCACATCCTGATCTACAAGGAGCGTGCGCGCAGCTACCGCGACCTGCCGCTGCGGTTCGCCGAGAACGGCACCGTCTACCGCAACGAGCTGTCCGGCGCGCTGCACGGGCTCACCCGCGTCCGCGGCTTCACCCAGGACGACTCGCACCTCTTCGTCACGCCGGATCAGCTCGAGGGCGAGGTCGCGAAGGTCCTGGAGTTCATCCTCTCGATGCTGCGCGACTTCGGTCTCACCGACTTCGAGCTCGAGCTGTCGATGAAGGACGATGAGAAGTCGAAGTGGATCGGCTCCGACGAGTTCTGGGACTCCTCGACCGATGCGCTGCGTCGCGTCGCGGTGGCCTCGGGCCTGAAGCTCACCGAGGTGCCCGGCGAGGCCGCGTTCTACGGGCCGAAGATCGACCTCAAGACGCGGGATGCGATCGGCCGCACCTGGCAGCTCTCGACCGTCCAGGTCGACCCGAACCTGCCCGAGCGCTTCGAACTCGAGTACATGGACAAGGACGGACAGAAGAAGCGTCCGATCATGATCCATCGCGCGCTGTTCGGCTCGATCGAGCGCTTCTTCGCGATCCTCCTCGAGCACTACGCCGGCGACTTCCCGGTCTGGCTGTCTCCGGTGCAGGTCGTGGGCATCCCCGTCGCCGACGAGTTCGCCGACTACCTCGGAGAGATCGTCGACACGCTGCGCACTCAGGGCGTCCGTGCCGAGCTCGACGCGTCGGACGACCGGATGCAGAAGAAGATCCGCACGCACACCACCGGCAAGGTGCCGCTGCTGCTGATCGCGGGGGAGAAGGACCGCGAAGCGGGCACCGTCTCGTTCCGCTACCGCGACGGCACCCAGGAGAACGGCGTGCCGATCGCCGACGCCGTCGCGCGCATCCGTGCCGCGATCGACGCGCACACGCTCGTGCAGACAGCAGGGGACCTGGCGTGA
- the pdxS gene encoding pyridoxal 5'-phosphate synthase lyase subunit PdxS has translation MTEQTTTGSSRVKRGLAEMLKGGVIMDVVTADQAKIAEDAGAVAVMALERVPADIRAQGGVSRMSDPDMIDSIIDAVSIPVMAKARIGHFVEAQVLQELGVDYIDESEVLSPADYVNHIDKFGFTVPFVCGATNLGEALRRINEGAAMIRSKGEAGTGDVSEATKHIRKIRSEINVLRSMTKDELFVAAKELQAPYELVAEIAQTGALPVVLFVAGGVATPADAAMMMQLGADGVFVGSGIFKSGNPAERAKAIVRATTFFDDAKVIAEVSRGLGEAMVGINVSDLPAPHRLSERGW, from the coding sequence ATGACCGAACAGACCACCACCGGATCGTCGCGCGTCAAGCGCGGTCTCGCCGAGATGCTCAAGGGCGGCGTGATCATGGACGTCGTCACCGCTGACCAGGCGAAGATCGCGGAGGACGCCGGGGCGGTGGCCGTGATGGCACTCGAGCGGGTGCCCGCCGACATCCGCGCGCAGGGCGGCGTCTCGCGCATGAGCGACCCCGACATGATCGACAGCATCATCGACGCGGTCTCGATCCCGGTGATGGCGAAGGCCCGCATCGGCCACTTCGTCGAGGCGCAGGTGCTGCAGGAGCTCGGCGTCGACTACATCGACGAGTCCGAGGTCCTCTCGCCGGCCGACTACGTGAACCACATCGACAAGTTCGGCTTCACCGTGCCGTTCGTCTGCGGGGCGACCAACCTCGGCGAGGCGCTCCGCCGCATCAACGAGGGTGCGGCCATGATCCGCTCCAAGGGAGAGGCCGGCACGGGAGACGTCTCGGAGGCGACCAAGCACATCCGCAAGATCCGTTCCGAGATCAACGTGCTGCGTTCCATGACGAAGGACGAGCTGTTCGTCGCCGCGAAGGAGCTGCAGGCACCCTACGAGCTGGTCGCCGAGATCGCGCAGACGGGCGCGCTCCCGGTCGTGCTGTTCGTGGCCGGCGGCGTCGCCACGCCGGCGGATGCCGCGATGATGATGCAGCTCGGTGCCGACGGCGTGTTCGTGGGGTCCGGCATCTTCAAGTCGGGCAACCCGGCCGAGCGTGCGAAGGCGATCGTCAGGGCGACCACGTTCTTCGACGACGCGAAGGTGATCGCAGAGGTGTCACGCGGACTCGGCGAGGCCATGGTCGGCATCAACGTGAGCGATCTGCCTGCGCCGCACCGCCTGTCCGAGCGTGGCTGGTAA
- a CDS encoding aminotransferase class I/II-fold pyridoxal phosphate-dependent enzyme, with product MSDQIIGTTAADIADSVRDLRDRGVLVAGSPLPPVRELATSLGVNRNTAVAAYRQLAQAGIVLSRGRAGTVITGHESVAQEGYASDTVLRDVGTGNPDPRLIPDPSRALATVAGRPVLYGEPVIDPGLDEWARDWIAQDLDPLDFRITVTSGAVDAVERLLAQALMRDDAVALEDPCFLASIHTVRLGGYRAIPVPVDEEGMTVEGLRAALDAGIRAVICTPRAQNPTGASLTPARAAALRAVLAEHPYVLIIEDDHFSLLAQRPYETLIGPDHRRFALVRSVSKFLGPDMCLAVAATDATTHERLAMRLSPGTTWVSHLLQRLTLTQLTDRSVVAEIEAARDHYASRNAAFAARLGAHGIVCAPTEGLSLWIELPKPARLVAERLMRRGWLARTGDDFALDDRADPSHHLRLTVHDLSDDDTATLVADLVAATR from the coding sequence ATGAGCGACCAGATCATCGGAACGACCGCAGCGGACATCGCCGACAGCGTGCGAGACCTGCGCGACCGAGGCGTGCTCGTCGCAGGCAGCCCTCTTCCCCCTGTACGGGAGCTCGCCACCTCGCTCGGAGTAAACCGCAACACCGCCGTCGCCGCGTACCGCCAGCTGGCGCAGGCCGGCATCGTGCTCTCCCGCGGGCGCGCAGGTACGGTCATCACCGGTCATGAGTCGGTCGCGCAGGAGGGGTACGCCTCCGACACCGTGCTGCGGGACGTCGGCACCGGCAACCCGGATCCGCGTCTGATCCCCGATCCGTCCCGGGCCCTGGCCACGGTCGCCGGGCGTCCCGTGCTCTACGGCGAACCGGTGATCGACCCGGGGCTCGACGAATGGGCGCGCGACTGGATCGCCCAGGACCTCGATCCGCTCGACTTCCGCATCACCGTCACGAGCGGCGCGGTCGATGCCGTCGAGCGCCTGCTCGCCCAGGCGCTCATGCGCGACGACGCGGTGGCGCTCGAGGACCCGTGCTTCCTCGCCAGCATCCACACCGTCCGCCTCGGCGGGTACCGGGCGATCCCGGTGCCGGTCGATGAGGAGGGGATGACGGTCGAGGGACTGCGCGCCGCGCTCGATGCCGGCATCCGTGCGGTCATCTGCACCCCGCGCGCGCAGAACCCCACCGGCGCGAGCCTCACCCCCGCCCGCGCCGCCGCCCTGCGCGCCGTGCTCGCCGAGCACCCCTACGTCCTGATCATCGAGGACGACCATTTCTCCCTGCTCGCGCAGCGTCCCTACGAGACTCTGATCGGCCCCGACCACCGTCGCTTCGCACTCGTGCGCTCCGTGTCGAAGTTCCTCGGTCCCGACATGTGCCTCGCCGTCGCGGCGACCGATGCGACCACGCACGAGCGCCTCGCCATGCGGCTGAGCCCCGGAACCACCTGGGTGAGCCACCTGCTGCAGAGGCTGACGCTCACACAGCTGACGGACCGGTCCGTGGTCGCGGAGATCGAGGCGGCCCGTGACCACTACGCCTCCCGGAACGCCGCGTTCGCCGCGCGGCTCGGCGCACACGGCATCGTCTGCGCGCCCACCGAGGGTCTGAGCCTGTGGATCGAGCTGCCGAAGCCGGCTCGTCTGGTCGCCGAGAGGCTCATGCGTCGTGGCTGGTTGGCCCGGACGGGCGACGACTTCGCCCTCGACGACCGTGCCGACCCCTCGCACCACCTGCGCCTCACGGTGCACGATCTGTCCGACGACGATACGGCGACACTGGTCGCCGATCTGGTCGCGGCCACCCGATGA